The Chloroflexota bacterium genome has a segment encoding these proteins:
- a CDS encoding uroporphyrinogen decarboxylase family protein, translating to MNMGVITPRERVRLALQHQETDRVPVDFLATPETWSNLKAHLGLPNDESVLKYFGVDVRHPRWRYVGPPLPTYSDGSYQDAWGITWSPVSYDGGVYYEPAGHPLADIQDASALSNYRWPDPDWWDVSSMVEAIGAWDRDTEYAIFLEDFGDPGGFYEITNYMRGMEQVFYDMALNPDIPFEIMRRITDVFIVLAERVLAALGDRIDLIWTSDDIAHQRGMMMSLPMWRQLIFPHHERFNRRVHELGGRIMYHSCGSVVDALPGLIEMGIDVLDVLQFSADNMVPENLKSTYGDQLGFHGGADVQQLLPRASEREVRSTIRHIIDVMGRGGGFILSPSHAVQVDTPLANIIAIYQEAGSLMDSLPTSAGSVTARTTYGPVPPES from the coding sequence ATGAACATGGGTGTGATCACGCCACGCGAGCGGGTCCGACTTGCCTTGCAGCACCAGGAAACCGACCGGGTTCCAGTTGATTTCCTGGCAACGCCGGAGACCTGGTCCAACCTGAAAGCGCATCTGGGATTGCCCAACGACGAGTCTGTCTTGAAGTACTTCGGTGTTGACGTGCGCCATCCCCGGTGGCGGTACGTGGGCCCACCTTTGCCGACCTATTCCGACGGCAGTTACCAGGATGCCTGGGGAATCACCTGGAGTCCGGTATCCTATGATGGAGGCGTCTACTATGAGCCGGCCGGCCATCCCCTGGCTGACATCCAGGATGCAAGTGCGTTGAGCAACTATCGGTGGCCCGATCCTGACTGGTGGGATGTGAGCTCCATGGTCGAAGCCATCGGGGCCTGGGATCGGGATACAGAATACGCCATATTCCTCGAGGATTTTGGCGACCCGGGTGGTTTCTACGAGATAACCAACTATATGCGCGGCATGGAACAGGTTTTTTACGATATGGCGCTCAATCCCGACATTCCCTTCGAGATCATGCGCCGCATCACCGATGTTTTCATCGTGTTGGCGGAGAGGGTACTGGCCGCCCTGGGAGATCGGATTGACCTCATCTGGACCAGCGATGATATCGCCCATCAGCGCGGTATGATGATGTCACTGCCGATGTGGCGGCAGTTGATCTTCCCGCATCATGAACGCTTCAACCGCCGCGTGCATGAACTCGGTGGCCGCATCATGTACCATTCCTGCGGTTCTGTTGTCGACGCATTGCCCGGCCTGATCGAGATGGGCATCGATGTTCTGGATGTCTTGCAGTTCTCGGCCGACAACATGGTGCCCGAGAACCTGAAATCGACCTATGGAGATCAACTCGGTTTCCACGGTGGGGCTGATGTGCAACAACTCCTGCCACGGGCCAGCGAGCGGGAGGTCAGGAGCACAATCAGGCATATCATCGACGTGATGGGCAGAGGGGGCGGGTTTATCCTCTCGCCGAGCCACGCCGTTCAGGTGGATACGCCATTGGCAAACATCATTGCCATCTACCAGGAAGCGGGCAGCTTAATGGACAGCTTGCCAACCTCTGCGGGCTCCGTGACTGCACGCACGACCTATGGGCCCGTTCCGCCCGAATCATGA
- a CDS encoding M20/M25/M40 family metallo-hydrolase, giving the protein MSDIRQSVLKQVESLRDYLISATQELVRIPSINHPPTGDEYACQMAVARHLRKMKLEPEVYYLDDVPGLKEHPSYWPHRDYRNRPNVVARRKGMGGGRSLVLSGHIDTVPLGVLPWQHDPFGGQVEDGKLYGLGAFDMKSGVVLILGVMRALQELGITLKGDLIGESIVDEEFGGVNGTIAGRVRGDNGDAVVITEPSGLTVINNGNRGGRTVHITLTGSEGIMFEDEEDGGVIDQLTHLLNCVAVFRQRRRARAPNWQPGPMDPVPVWVTKVSSGGWGNNVPITVPAEARVELYWQLMMGERQEEVEGEFHTWLDDVIADRPGLFASRPRLEFPIRWMPASEIPVDAPIVQSLNRCVSEVTGHPAEVRPIDGPSDLYAVQRDFGIPAVHYGVRGDHAHAADEYMVVDDLVTATQVLALLALDWCGLA; this is encoded by the coding sequence ATGTCTGATATTCGACAAAGCGTACTAAAACAGGTTGAATCACTGCGCGACTATCTGATCAGCGCCACGCAGGAACTGGTTCGTATCCCCTCAATCAATCATCCACCCACCGGCGACGAATATGCCTGCCAGATGGCTGTCGCCCGGCACCTTCGAAAGATGAAATTGGAGCCGGAAGTCTACTACCTGGATGACGTGCCCGGTTTGAAAGAGCATCCATCTTACTGGCCCCATCGTGATTACCGCAATCGACCCAATGTGGTCGCCCGGCGCAAGGGCATGGGGGGCGGCCGCTCTCTGGTGCTCAGCGGTCACATCGACACGGTGCCGCTGGGTGTTTTGCCCTGGCAACACGATCCGTTCGGTGGTCAAGTGGAGGACGGCAAGCTCTACGGCCTGGGTGCGTTCGATATGAAAAGCGGCGTCGTTCTGATCCTGGGTGTGATGCGCGCGCTCCAGGAACTGGGCATTACTCTCAAGGGAGACCTGATCGGCGAGTCGATTGTTGACGAGGAGTTTGGCGGCGTGAACGGCACCATCGCTGGTCGAGTGCGCGGCGACAACGGCGATGCGGTGGTCATCACCGAACCATCCGGTCTGACGGTCATCAACAACGGCAATCGCGGCGGCCGCACGGTGCACATCACGCTGACAGGCTCCGAGGGTATTATGTTCGAGGATGAAGAAGATGGTGGCGTCATCGACCAACTGACGCATCTGCTGAACTGCGTAGCTGTCTTTCGGCAACGGCGCCGGGCCAGGGCGCCCAATTGGCAGCCCGGACCGATGGACCCGGTGCCGGTCTGGGTCACCAAGGTCAGCTCGGGAGGATGGGGCAACAATGTGCCGATCACGGTACCGGCTGAGGCCAGGGTCGAGTTATACTGGCAACTGATGATGGGCGAGAGACAAGAGGAGGTCGAAGGGGAGTTTCACACATGGCTGGACGATGTGATCGCTGACAGGCCCGGGTTGTTTGCCAGCCGACCACGGCTCGAGTTTCCGATCCGCTGGATGCCAGCCTCGGAGATTCCGGTTGATGCGCCGATTGTCCAGAGCCTGAACCGGTGCGTCAGCGAAGTCACCGGACATCCAGCGGAGGTCAGGCCGATTGATGGGCCCTCTGATTTGTACGCCGTTCAGCGCGACTTCGGCATTCCGGCAGTCCATTACGGCGTGCGGGGCGACCACGCCCACGCCGCCGACGAATACATGGTCGTCGACGATTTGGTGACCGCCACGCAGGTATTGGCTCTGCTGGCCTTGGACTGGTGTGGGCTGGCGTAG
- a CDS encoding PIG-L family deacetylase, protein MTSQERTLLAVFAHPDDESFGPGGTLAKYAAEGVGVWLVCATDGDAGTVDAEMLANHANMVQLRAAELCCAAQVLCLQGVDWLGYRDSGMAGTPDNDHPDSLFQAPMKQVIEEIVTSIRQHRPQVVICDNEFGGYGHPDHIKLHQATVEAFKVAGDPNQFPGAGPPHQAQRLFFTAFSVGFLKLAVRLMPLFGKNPRKFGRNEDVDLVQIIAWQTSIDARIDIRRHLDTKMKASACHVSQGGGQQFSWMPGFIRRRWLSFETFTQGHPPVTPNSKQVDDLFFGL, encoded by the coding sequence ATGACTTCACAGGAAAGGACGTTGCTGGCTGTTTTCGCCCATCCCGACGACGAGTCCTTTGGCCCTGGCGGTACCCTGGCCAAATACGCGGCAGAAGGGGTCGGCGTATGGCTGGTGTGCGCAACCGATGGGGATGCTGGCACGGTCGATGCGGAAATGCTGGCCAATCATGCCAACATGGTCCAACTCAGGGCGGCCGAGCTTTGTTGTGCCGCCCAGGTTCTCTGTTTACAGGGAGTAGACTGGCTGGGCTATCGCGACAGCGGCATGGCCGGCACGCCCGATAATGACCATCCGGACAGCCTCTTCCAGGCGCCTATGAAACAGGTTATCGAAGAGATTGTCACCTCGATCCGGCAGCACCGGCCCCAGGTTGTCATCTGTGACAACGAATTTGGCGGCTATGGGCACCCGGACCATATCAAGCTCCACCAGGCCACCGTCGAGGCATTCAAGGTTGCCGGTGACCCGAACCAGTTCCCCGGGGCCGGTCCGCCCCATCAGGCGCAACGCCTCTTTTTTACTGCTTTCAGCGTGGGCTTTCTCAAGCTTGCCGTACGCCTCATGCCTCTTTTTGGCAAGAATCCTCGCAAATTCGGCCGCAATGAGGACGTAGACCTGGTCCAGATCATTGCCTGGCAGACTTCCATCGACGCGCGGATCGACATCCGCCGCCATCTTGACACCAAAATGAAAGCATCGGCTTGCCATGTCAGCCAGGGAGGTGGCCAGCAGTTTTCATGGATGCCGGGCTTCATCCGTCGGCGCTGGCTCAGCTTTGAGACCTTCACCCAGGGCCATCCCCCTGTCACACCGAATTCAAAACAGGTCGACGATCTCTTTTTCGGTCTATGA
- a CDS encoding uroporphyrinogen decarboxylase family protein, which yields MNPRERVLTALRHEQPDRTPWAFEFTGHALAMLADYYGDQRLADPGFFDIWVGNHFRFVEPTGKGQFHGLEEQVEPGLWRDGWGVVWDTRGLYGEGEWGRPANCVLPEPTLAHYTFPDPPRPEDFAHYPRFVEENRETFIIGFEGHLFEVAYALRGMENLLTDLILNPGFVHDLLEGITEYYLTFIDRSVQYGIDAFAFGEDLGSQTSGLIMGPRHWRTFFKPYMKRMFARIKEAGKFVYMHSDGQIDAIFEDFIEIGLDIYNPFQPEIRNVYEVKHEYGDRLSFHGGVGIQELLPHGTPQQVRAEVRRLIEEIGADGGFIVGPAHAVMADAPVENMVALIEAVQEQ from the coding sequence ATGAATCCACGAGAAAGAGTATTAACAGCGCTCCGTCACGAGCAGCCCGATCGGACGCCCTGGGCTTTCGAGTTTACCGGGCATGCTCTCGCCATGCTGGCCGATTATTATGGCGACCAGCGTCTGGCCGATCCAGGTTTCTTCGACATCTGGGTGGGAAATCACTTCCGCTTTGTCGAGCCAACGGGTAAAGGGCAATTCCACGGCCTGGAAGAGCAAGTAGAACCCGGCCTCTGGCGAGATGGGTGGGGTGTGGTATGGGATACCCGAGGCCTGTACGGGGAAGGAGAGTGGGGACGGCCGGCGAACTGCGTTCTGCCGGAGCCGACCCTGGCCCACTACACCTTCCCTGATCCTCCCCGGCCGGAGGATTTCGCCCACTATCCGCGCTTTGTCGAGGAAAACCGGGAGACCTTCATCATCGGCTTTGAGGGACATCTCTTCGAAGTCGCCTATGCGCTGCGCGGTATGGAGAATTTGCTCACCGACTTGATACTCAATCCAGGCTTCGTACACGATCTTCTTGAGGGCATCACCGAGTATTATCTGACGTTCATCGACCGTTCGGTGCAGTACGGTATCGATGCCTTCGCCTTCGGCGAGGATCTGGGTTCGCAGACAAGTGGTCTGATTATGGGCCCCCGGCACTGGCGAACCTTCTTCAAGCCCTACATGAAGCGCATGTTCGCCAGGATCAAAGAGGCCGGAAAGTTTGTCTATATGCACTCTGATGGTCAGATTGACGCCATCTTCGAGGACTTCATCGAGATCGGTCTGGATATCTACAATCCCTTTCAGCCGGAGATAAGAAACGTCTACGAGGTCAAACATGAATACGGCGACCGGCTCTCTTTCCACGGCGGCGTCGGCATTCAGGAGCTTCTGCCCCACGGAACTCCCCAACAGGTCAGAGCAGAAGTCCGGCGCTTGATCGAGGAAATTGGAGCAGATGGGGGCTTCATCGTAGGTCCCGCCCACGCCGTTATGGCCGATGCTCCGGTGGAGAACATGGTCGCATTGATCGAAGCGGTACAAGAGCAGTAG
- the rho gene encoding transcription termination factor Rho — MQSTSDWRAASQPGGAASRWVAVPAPEAPVPEQDQFPAFGYLALNRKGWGHLRAGAIPRPDDPFLPPDLVGRFGLRPGDYVDALAVAGRKGPIVEVVWRVNGHGPENLAGRPDFKRLVAIHPEEPIRLGYKPDAIPGRLLDLVAPVGRGQRALIVAPPQAGKTTMLENIAKAAAVDPDLNLLVCLVGERPEEATALRRSIQGEVLVADLDAPERAQIAVVDTAMAHARRLTEEGQHVVVLMDSLTRLARVHNLAARGGSRTLSGGIDASALTPVRQVFGSARTTEDAGSLTLIATCLIDTNSRLDQVVYEEFKGTGNMEVHLDRKLAQLGLFPAVNIARSSTRREALLLDETTLEQMTLVRRALTRMNDAEGLSVMLDVLRAYPDNHQALDALLA; from the coding sequence ATGCAATCGACATCGGATTGGAGGGCTGCCTCACAGCCAGGCGGAGCGGCCAGCCGCTGGGTGGCGGTCCCAGCTCCAGAAGCACCAGTTCCAGAGCAAGATCAGTTTCCGGCTTTCGGCTATTTGGCCCTGAACCGCAAAGGATGGGGACATCTGCGGGCCGGCGCGATTCCCAGGCCGGATGATCCATTCCTGCCGCCTGACCTGGTCGGTCGATTTGGGCTTCGACCTGGTGACTATGTAGACGCCCTGGCAGTCGCTGGCAGGAAAGGCCCAATAGTAGAGGTCGTCTGGCGGGTGAACGGCCATGGACCGGAAAACCTTGCCGGGCGCCCCGATTTCAAACGTCTGGTCGCCATTCATCCAGAAGAGCCGATTCGTTTGGGCTACAAACCAGATGCCATCCCTGGGCGGCTGTTAGATCTTGTCGCGCCTGTCGGCCGCGGGCAGCGCGCCTTGATCGTAGCTCCGCCCCAGGCAGGCAAGACAACCATGCTCGAAAACATCGCCAAGGCAGCGGCGGTCGATCCGGACCTGAACCTTCTGGTGTGTCTGGTAGGCGAGCGCCCCGAGGAAGCCACTGCCTTGCGTCGCTCCATCCAGGGCGAAGTACTGGTCGCTGACCTGGACGCCCCGGAACGGGCACAGATTGCTGTGGTAGATACAGCCATGGCCCATGCTCGCCGGCTCACCGAAGAAGGGCAGCATGTGGTGGTCTTGATGGACAGCCTGACCCGACTGGCCCGGGTACACAACCTGGCAGCCAGGGGTGGAAGCCGTACGCTGTCCGGAGGCATCGACGCCTCGGCCCTCACACCAGTCCGCCAGGTATTTGGTTCTGCGCGCACCACCGAGGACGCCGGCAGCCTTACCCTGATCGCAACCTGCCTGATCGATACCAACAGTCGCCTGGACCAGGTCGTCTATGAGGAATTCAAGGGCACCGGCAACATGGAAGTCCATCTGGATCGGAAGCTGGCGCAGCTGGGCCTGTTCCCGGCAGTCAATATCGCCCGGTCCAGCACTCGCCGCGAGGCACTTCTTCTGGACGAAACGACCCTGGAACAGATGACCCTGGTGCGGCGGGCCCTGACCCGGATGAACGACGCGGAAGGATTGTCAGTCATGTTGGATGTATTGCGGGCCTATCCCGATAATCACCAGGCGCTCGATGCGCTGTTGGCTTGA
- a CDS encoding SIS domain-containing protein, whose translation MDNHTEVGLATYHEIITQTDAWQEATDVVVSQASSLRAFWQDGQYDNVVFTGCGSTYYLSLAASSLWQTLMDMPAGGIPGGELYLYPLASYGSLEGRRTLLVAVSRSGTTSETIAAARQFKARNLGDVMVVTNYDDTPLAELGDVTIAIPAGQEKSVAQTRSFASMYVATTALAATLAGEDRLVEAMKELPGQGKKLISSYESLAKTIGSNLDLDRFYFLGSGPRYGLACEVNLKMKEMTLTHSEPFHFFEFRHGPMSMVTDTAAVVGLLSDARRGYEQAVMEEMAGLGGHTLALGDSDVDISFDSQLPETVRNVLYLPVLQLMAYYRARAKDLNPDQPTNLSAVVELDLDA comes from the coding sequence ATGGACAATCATACTGAAGTTGGACTGGCCACATATCATGAAATCATAACCCAGACCGACGCCTGGCAGGAAGCCACGGACGTCGTCGTCTCTCAAGCGTCGTCGCTGAGAGCATTCTGGCAAGACGGCCAGTACGATAACGTCGTATTCACTGGCTGCGGCTCAACCTACTATCTCTCCCTGGCGGCATCCTCCCTCTGGCAGACATTGATGGACATGCCTGCTGGTGGGATTCCAGGCGGCGAACTGTATCTCTACCCGCTCGCCAGTTATGGTTCGCTGGAGGGACGCCGAACGCTGCTGGTGGCTGTAAGCCGCTCCGGCACGACCTCCGAAACCATCGCCGCCGCCCGCCAGTTCAAAGCCAGGAACCTTGGCGATGTGATGGTGGTCACCAATTACGACGACACGCCCCTGGCCGAACTGGGCGATGTGACAATCGCCATCCCGGCCGGCCAGGAGAAGAGCGTTGCTCAGACCCGCTCCTTCGCTTCGATGTACGTGGCGACGACAGCGCTCGCTGCGACGTTAGCGGGAGAGGACAGGCTGGTGGAGGCCATGAAAGAACTGCCCGGACAGGGAAAAAAGCTCATCTCCAGCTACGAATCGCTTGCCAAAACCATTGGCTCAAACCTCGACCTGGATCGTTTCTACTTCCTGGGCAGCGGCCCCCGCTACGGCCTGGCTTGCGAGGTCAACCTGAAGATGAAGGAGATGACGCTCACCCACAGCGAACCCTTCCACTTCTTCGAATTCCGCCACGGGCCAATGTCTATGGTGACCGATACAGCGGCCGTAGTTGGGCTGCTATCCGACGCCAGGCGCGGCTACGAGCAGGCTGTGATGGAGGAGATGGCCGGCCTGGGCGGACACACCCTTGCACTGGGCGACTCGGACGTCGATATCAGTTTCGACAGCCAGTTACCCGAAACCGTCCGCAATGTGCTTTACCTGCCTGTTCTCCAGCTCATGGCCTATTACCGGGCCAGGGCCAAAGATCTGAACCCCGACCAACCCACCAATCTTTCCGCCGTGGTCGAACTTGATCTGGACGCCTGA
- a CDS encoding tagatose 1,6-diphosphate aldolase, translated as MLDFSGLPGKHRGLAATATPTGIFTILALDHRQSFFKMLNPDDPGSVPFSDAVSAKAQVVSMLAPHASGVLLDPLFGAAQAIVSGALPGQTGLLVAVEKTGYSGETTARRSRILPDWSVAKIKRLGANAVKLLIYFHPHSGTLAQRQEQLVQEVVDQCREYDIPLFLESVSYSIDPLHDKRSRRFATLRPQIIAESAHRLSRLRPDVLKLEFPVDASMDQDQDHWLAACEAVSEASDLPWTVLSAGVDLPTFARQVEIACRAGASGYIAGRSVWKEAITMPENQQEAWLRDVGASRLEALSAIAEEYARPWTSFLDPAAPLPGKGWHARYGVPASR; from the coding sequence ATGCTTGATTTTTCAGGATTGCCTGGCAAACATCGCGGGTTAGCTGCCACAGCTACGCCGACGGGCATCTTTACCATCCTTGCCCTCGATCACCGGCAGTCCTTTTTCAAAATGCTCAATCCTGACGATCCAGGCAGTGTGCCTTTTTCCGACGCGGTGAGTGCCAAGGCACAAGTAGTGAGCATGCTGGCTCCCCATGCCAGCGGCGTGCTGCTGGATCCGCTATTTGGTGCCGCCCAGGCCATCGTCTCGGGTGCCCTGCCCGGCCAAACTGGCTTGCTGGTCGCCGTGGAGAAGACTGGCTACAGCGGTGAAACCACTGCCCGCCGGTCACGCATCCTTCCCGACTGGAGCGTAGCCAAAATCAAACGACTGGGCGCCAACGCTGTCAAATTACTGATCTATTTCCATCCCCACAGTGGGACGTTGGCGCAACGGCAGGAGCAGTTGGTCCAGGAGGTCGTGGACCAATGCCGCGAGTACGATATCCCTCTCTTTCTGGAATCGGTTTCCTACAGCATCGATCCTCTCCACGATAAACGCTCCCGCCGTTTTGCCACGCTCAGGCCACAGATCATCGCCGAGAGCGCCCACCGGCTGAGCAGACTGAGGCCGGACGTCTTGAAGCTAGAGTTTCCTGTGGATGCGAGCATGGACCAGGATCAGGACCATTGGCTGGCTGCCTGTGAGGCGGTGTCTGAGGCCAGCGACCTTCCCTGGACTGTGCTCAGCGCCGGGGTGGATCTCCCAACCTTCGCCAGGCAGGTGGAAATCGCCTGTCGCGCCGGTGCCTCCGGCTACATTGCCGGTCGCTCGGTGTGGAAAGAGGCCATTACCATGCCCGAAAACCAACAGGAGGCCTGGCTGCGGGATGTGGGCGCATCCCGCCTGGAGGCATTATCGGCCATTGCAGAAGAATACGCCCGGCCATGGACATCGTTTCTTGACCCGGCGGCACCGCTGCCAGGCAAGGGCTGGCATGCCCGGTACGGCGTTCCTGCGAGCCGCTAG